One Haloplanus sp. HW8-1 DNA window includes the following coding sequences:
- a CDS encoding DUF6610 family protein, with amino-acid sequence MVSSNTSSVESIGHGQLDLSTYLSPATLDTLEDRHQASGGEHSDHRSEIEADSNTEREREEDALPIEVARRAEYIGFLHRAPFATEAYALGFVTGAREDCRIQDSHLRNVDVPILMLDNDFNRPDLDRYLTRFREVEPEIGVVGDARTPEEAHTFVDAARELKSDYPDATIIIVPKCREAIDIVANADIPGESLVLGYAMGRSNIKAWHFSDIANWRGHRVHLLGASPTKQWRVIQELTQPNLTADPPADIIGLDWNGPQGIAYKGESWSRDGWQDADFLTIRGTVRRSLREMRAFWEERGVWPAEGKTPIERLEPAVKEPDDPIWVANGGDLSDPDPLGSPDEWAELVDYEDEDGHYPIEQAIIVTYEDGRTFAYRTQTERNYVEYHEGLWDEVVDERP; translated from the coding sequence ATGGTGAGTTCCAATACCAGTTCAGTCGAGAGCATCGGCCACGGCCAACTCGACCTCTCCACGTACCTCTCGCCGGCGACTCTTGACACACTCGAGGACAGACACCAGGCATCGGGAGGCGAGCATTCCGACCACCGGTCCGAGATCGAGGCCGACAGCAACACCGAACGAGAACGCGAAGAGGACGCGCTCCCTATCGAAGTCGCTCGTCGTGCCGAGTACATCGGGTTCCTTCATCGAGCCCCGTTTGCGACTGAGGCATACGCCCTCGGATTCGTTACCGGCGCTCGCGAGGACTGTCGGATTCAGGATAGCCATCTCCGCAACGTTGACGTCCCGATCCTCATGCTCGACAACGATTTCAATCGGCCCGACCTCGATCGGTATCTCACCCGCTTCCGTGAGGTTGAGCCCGAAATCGGTGTCGTTGGCGATGCCCGCACTCCTGAGGAAGCACACACGTTTGTCGACGCCGCCCGCGAACTCAAATCCGACTACCCAGACGCGACCATCATCATCGTCCCGAAGTGTCGCGAGGCCATCGATATCGTCGCCAACGCTGATATCCCCGGGGAATCGCTCGTCCTCGGATACGCGATGGGGCGTTCAAACATCAAAGCGTGGCACTTCTCGGATATCGCCAACTGGCGCGGTCACCGTGTGCATCTCCTTGGAGCCAGCCCGACGAAGCAATGGCGCGTCATCCAGGAGCTCACCCAACCGAATCTCACAGCGGACCCGCCTGCGGACATCATCGGTCTCGATTGGAACGGCCCGCAGGGTATCGCCTACAAAGGCGAATCCTGGTCACGCGACGGGTGGCAAGACGCTGACTTCCTCACCATCCGTGGGACTGTCCGTCGAAGCCTCCGTGAGATGCGAGCATTCTGGGAGGAACGTGGAGTGTGGCCCGCCGAGGGGAAGACGCCAATCGAACGCCTCGAGCCCGCCGTCAAAGAACCGGATGACCCGATCTGGGTTGCCAACGGAGGGGATCTCAGCGATCCCGATCCGCTTGGGTCACCCGATGAGTGGGCAGAACTAGTGGACTACGAGGACGAAGATGGCCACTATCCCATCGAGCAGGCCATTATCGTCACCTACGAAGACGGGCGCACTTTCGCATATCGGACACAGACCGAGCGCAACTACGTCGAATACCACGAAGGGCTCTGGGACGAGGTCGTGGACGAGCGGCCGTAA